The following proteins are co-located in the Chaetodon trifascialis isolate fChaTrf1 chromosome 14, fChaTrf1.hap1, whole genome shotgun sequence genome:
- the LOC139342699 gene encoding cyclin-K-like: MFHSFKQFPRYVTGGCCLFLAGKVEETPKKCKDIIKTARSLLNDIQFAQFGDDPKEEVMVLERILLQTIKFDLQVEHPYQFLLRYAKQLKGDKNKVQKLVQMAWTFVNDSLCTMVALQWEPQIIAVAVMYLAGRLCKFDIQDWTSKQSSRRWWEQFVHDVPVEVLEDICHQILDLYSQAKQQMPDGGIGTGENPPQSSILLPSVPPPAKKASPQTSPRPAQPSPKDDSKAIKLTNLEPPPPPPPPPPPPVSINPEHRPPSSYPPAPDLPSKPPPPPLPQCPPPPPPPPKDLPTSNSLVSSEGYQKLQSMMKTEGSCYTTVPQACAPPLGYHHYPTGTTSYHTPPLSAYSYLLAPPPPSVMGLAPSLSGGYPPPSTVGHNQLPPPLPPGMPPVGGLSRGTWMR, from the exons ATGTTCCACTCCTTCAAGCAATTTCCTCGATAT GTGACAGGAGGATGCTGCCTTTTCCTCGCAGGCAAAGTGGAGGAAACTCCAAAGAAGTGCAAAGATATCATCAAGACGGCTCGCAGCCTGCTCAATGACATCCAGTTTGCACAGTTTGGAGATGATCCCAAG GAGGAGGTCATGGTGTTGGAGCGTATCCTGCTGCAGACCATCAAGtttgacctgcaggtggagcatCCCTACCAGTTCCTGCTGCGCTACGCCAAGCAACTCAAAG GTGACAAGAACAAGGTGCAGAAGCTGGTTCAGATGGCGTGGACCTTTGTGAATGACAG CCTCTGCACCATGGTGGCCCTGCAGTGGGAGCCACAGATCATAGCGGTGGCTGTCATGTATCTGGCTGGACGTCTCTGTAAGTTCGACATCCAGGACTGGACCTCCAAGCAGTCGTCCCGGCGCTGGTGGGAGCAGTTTGTCCATGATGTGCCTGTGGAGGTGCTGGAAG atATCTGCCACCAGATCCTGGACTTGTATTCTCAGGCTAAGCAGCAGATGCCTGATGGAGGGATAGGAACAGGGGAAAACCCCCCACAGTCCTCCATCCTGTTACCATCAGTCCCACCACCAGCCAAGAAGGCGTCCCCTCAGACCAGCCCCAGACCAGCTCAG ccCTCTCCTAAAGATGACAGCAAGGCCATCA aGCTCACAAATCTAgaacctcctccacctcctcctccaccccctcctcccccagtCTCCATAAACCCAG AACACAGACCCCCATCCTCCTACCCACCAGCCCCAGATCTCCCCTCTAAACCACCCCCCCCACCTTTACCTCAAtgcccacctccaccacctcctccgccCAAGGACCTCCCCACCTCTAACTCCCTAGTGTCCAGCGAAGGCTACCAGAAGCTCCAGTCCATGATGAAGACAGAGGGCTCGTGTTACACCACTGTACCCCAGGCCTGTGCTCCACCACTGGGCTACCACCACTACCCCACAGGCACCACCTCCTACCACACGCCCCCGCTCTCAGCCTATAGCTACCTGCTTGCACCTCCACCCCCGTCAGTCATGGGGCTGGCTCCTAGTTTGAGTGGTGGGTACCCGCCACCATCGACAGTTGGACACAATCAGCTCCCCCCTCCGCTGCCACCCGGGATGCCTCCAGTCGGCGGGCTGAGTCGGGGCACGTGGATGAGATGA